TTCTTCGAACGCTACCTGACCGTCTGGGTCTTTCTGTGCATCCTCGTCGGCATCGGGCTTGGCGCTCTGGCGCCGGGGCTGTTCCACGCCATTGGCAGCCTGGAGGTGGCGCGGGTGAACCTGCCCGTGGCCGTGCTCATCTGGCTGATGATCGTGCCCATGCTGCTGAAGATCGATTTCGGCGCGCTGGCACAGGTGAGCCGGCACTGGCGCGGCATCGGCGTCACGCTCTTGGTGAACTGGGCCGTGAAGCCCTTCTCCATGGCGCTCCTGGGGTCGATCTTCATCGGCCACCTGTTCCGGCCCTATCTGCCGGCGGACCAGATCGACAGCTACATTGCCGGCCTCATCCTTTTGGCGGCGGCGCCCTGCACGGCCATGGTGTTCGTGTGGTCGAACCTCACCAAGGGCGAGCCGCATTTTACCCTCTCGCAGGTGGCGCTGAACGATGCCATCATGATCGTCGCCTTCGCCCCCGTGGTGGGGCTGCTGCTGGGCCTGTCCTCCATCACCGTGCCCTGGGCGACGCTGCTTTTGTCCGTGGCGCTCTATATCGTCCTGCCGGTCATCGCCGCCCAGATCCTGCGCCGGCAGGTGCTGGCCACCGGCGGGACGGCGGGGCTGGAGGGCATCCTGCGGGTGCTCCAGCCGGCCTCCCTGGTGGCGCTCCTGGCGACCCTCGTCCTCCTCTTCGCCTTCCAGGGTGAGCAGATCCTCGCCCAGCCCTTGGTGATCGCGCTTTTGGCGGTGCCGATCCTGATCCAGGTCTATTTCAATTCGGGGCTCGCCTATCTGCTGAACCGCCTCTCCGGCGAGGCCCATTGCGTGGCCGGCCCTTCCGCCCTCATCGGCGCGTCCAATTTCTTCGAGCTGGCGGTGGCCGCCGCCATCTCCCTGTTCGGCTTTAAGTCCGGCGCCGCGCTCGCCACCGTGGTGGGCGTGCTCATCGAGGTGCCGGTGATGCTCTCCGTGGTCTGGATCGTGAACCGCACCAAGGATTGGTACGAAGCCGGGGGCGTCAAGGTGCCCGGCCCCTCCCACGACACGTCCCATTGAGATCGCGCGGCAGAACGAGGACAAGAGCATGAAAGTGGGCATTAACGGCCTCGGCCGGATCGGACGCCTCGCCTTGCGCGCCGCCATGGGGGGCGCCGAGCGTCCCGCCGACGATCCGCGCGCCGGCAACCGGCTCGACGTGGTGCATCTCAACGAGATCAAGGGCGGGGCGGCGGCCATCGCCCATCTGCTGGAATTCGACAGCGTCCAAGGCCGCTGGCGCGTGCCGCTTTCAAGCGAGGGGGAGGATCGGGTCCATATCGGCGAGAAGGCCCTGTCCTTTTCCGCCCATGCCACGCCCGGCGACATTCCGTGGGGCGATCTGGGCGTCGACGTGGTGCTGGAGGCCACCGGCAAGTTTCTCACGCCCGACGTGCTGGAGGGGCACCTGAAGCGCGGCGCCAAGCGCGTCATCGTCGCCGCGCCCGTCAAGCATCCCTCGGTGCTGAACGTGGTGGTGGGGGTCAATGCGCACCTTTATGACCGCGCCCGTCACCCCATCGTCACCGCCGCCTCCTGCACCACCAATTGCCTCGCCCCGGTGGTGAAGGTGGTGCACGAGGCGATCGGCATCCGCCACGGCCAGATCACCACCATCCATGATCCCACCAACACCAATGTGGTGGTGGATGCCCCGCACAAGGACCTGCGGCGGGCGCGCTCGGCCATGCTCTCGCTCCAGCCCACCACCACCGGCAGCGCCACCGCCATCGGCCTGATCTATCCGGACTTGCAGGGCAAGCTGAACGGGCACGCGGTGCGCGCGCCGGTGCTGAATGCCTCGCTCACGGACTGCGTCTTCGAGCTGAACCGGGAGACCACGGCGCAGGAGGTGAACGACCTGTTCCGGCAGGCCGCGGCTGGCCCGCTCGCCGGCATTCTCGGCTTCGAGCCGCGCCCGCTGGTCTCGGCCGATTATGCCCGCGACACCCGCTCCGCCATCGTCGATGGCCTGTCGACCTTGGTGACCGACGGCACCTTGCTGAAGGTCTATGCCTGGTACGACAACGAGATGGGCTATGCCTGCCGCATGGTGGACCTGGCCTGCCACATCGCGCGGGAAGGGGTGTGACATGACGCGCGCGCCGGCGGCCGCAGGGCTCCGCAACTACGCCATCGTGACGGCGGCCTATTGGGGCTTCACGCTCACCGACGGCGCGCTGCGCATGATCGTGCTCTTCACCTTCTTCAAGCTCGGCTATTCGCCGTTCACGCTGGCTTTCCTGTTCGTGCTCTATGAGGCCGCCGGCATCGGCGCCAACCTGATCGGCGGGTGGCTCGCGGCGCGCTTCGGCATCACCCGGATGCTGATGGTGGGGCTGGTGACGCAGATCAGCGGCTTCCTGGTGCTGTCGGCGGTCTCCCCCCTCTGGGCCGCAGGGCTCCTGGTGCCGTGGGTGGTGATGGCGCAGGGCATTTGCGGGGTGGCCAAGGACCTCACCAAGACCGCCTCCAAATCCGCCATCAAGATCACCGAGGCCGATGCCAAGGGCGGCGTAGAGGGGCGCCTGTTTCGCTGGGTGGCGTGGTTCACCGGCTCCAAGAACGCCATGAAGGGGCTCGGCTTCCTGCTGGGTGGCGTGCTGCTGGAAGCCATCGGCTTCCGCCCCGCGCTCTGGCTGATGGCGGCGGCGCTGGGGCTGGTGCTCGTGGGGGTGGTGGCGTTCCTGCCGCCGCTCCTCGGCAAGGCGAAGGCGAGCCGCAGCGTGAAGGAATTGTTCGCCAAGAACCGGGGCGTCAACCTGCTGGCGCTGGCGCGCGTCGCCTTGTTCGGGGCGCGTGACGTGTGGTTCGTGGTGGGCGTTCCGGTCTACCTCTATGCATCGGGCTGGACCTTCGTCATGGTCGGCGGCTTCCTGGCCCTGTGGACCATCGGCTATGGCCTGGTCCAGGCGATGGCGCCGGCCGTCGTCACCCGCAGCCCCGACGGCCTGTCCCGCGAGGTGCCGGCGGCCCGGTGGTGGGCGCTGGCGCTGGCGGTGATCCCGGCGGCGCTGGCGGGCTGGCTGGCCATGTCTCCCGCCTATGGGGATGTGGTGCTGGTGGCGGGCCTGTGCGTCTTCGGGTTTGCCTTCGCCGTCAATTCCTCCCTGCACTCCTACCTGATCCTGGCCTATGCGGGCTCGGAGAAGGCGGCGGAGGATGTGGGCTTCTATTACGCGGCCAATGCCGCCGGGCGCTTCATCGGCACGCTCTTGTCCGGCCTGCTCTACCAGGTGGGCGGCATCTATACCTGCCTCGGCGGATCGGCCCTGATGCTGGCCTTGTGCCTTGCCGCGACGCTCCTCCTGCCCTTGAATACCCGCTCCCGGATCGGCCCCGCCGCGGCCTGAGGGAGCAAGCGCCGCTGCATGAGAGGCCCAAACGCCGCGGCCCTCGCCACCCTGGCGGCGCGGCCGCGTCCGCGCGCGACGCGCGTCTGGATCCGGACCTTACGTGCGCGCGTGGGCGAATCTAACGGGCTAGCCCCGGCGCAAGCTATTGATTTTTAAGGAAAAGTGGCGCTCCCAAGGTAAGCTAAGCCCTTTAGAGCACCACATCCGGCCGGGATCATTCTCGACCAGAACCCTTGGCATTACACGGTTTTGCCGATGATGAGCCGAGGGTGCCATCCTTCTATTCAACGGCTGACCCGGACGGATGTGTATCACGGATCGGTGCCATCTCTCTGCATGGAGGGCAAGGAGGCTGCACCGCTCTTTCCCTCATGTCTCAGGCTTGGGCTTCGGCTTGCGCTTGGCCTTCGGCTTGGATTTGGGCTCATCCTCATCCTTGCCCACGATGACCAGATCGCCCGGCATCCAGGTGAAGCGGCGCCATCTTTCCTCGCTCATGGGAGGATCTTGGTTCTCGGGTTTGTCGGGCTTATCGTTCTCATTCATTCTCAGAGTCTCCATCGATCTAGGGCAGCGGCACAGGCCTCGGATTGGAATTTGATACGATAGACCACTTGGCGGCTGATGCCGACCTAGAGCATGCGCCGATCAGATGGCATCGCCATCTGATCGGATCACGCATTCTCTATCAATGGGTTAGAGGGCGATTCACCCATCAGATTGATTCAATCTGATGGGATCGCGCTCTCGCGTGCGACATTGGAGACACCCTTGCCCGCTGAGAGCATCTCCTGAGCGGCGATGAGCTGTTCAGAAGAGAAGGTGGGCTTTCGGCCCCGGTAGCGGTTCACTCGTTCCTTCTCATTTAAGCGAACGGTGTGGGTGTGGCCAACATATTGATTAAATTCAGCTTCCTCGTTCAGATAGAGGGACAAGGCATCTGTGATCTTCAATGAATGTGCGGTGGGATATGCCCCTCAGTGGGCGTGCCCCTAATTGAGGCAACGTCAAATCCGGTGGGCTGAATGGCCATTGGGGATTGAAAACCCGCCGCCGGGGCACCTGCATTCAATGACCGAAGCCAACGCTCCACCTGAAGATGGACCTCCAGCAGCCGCAGCTCGGCCACGGAGCGATCTTTGGTCTTCAGGGAGATGAGAACCTCTCGCTTAGCCGCAACCGCAACCAGACCGCTGGGGACCCGCCTGCGATAGCGAAAGACACCCTGCTTTGTGATCTGAACATGGGGAAGCGCCGCAGCCAATCCGCCAATGTGTATGACCCCTGGTATCACTGGGTCACAACGCATTGATTTTTCAGGAAGAATGGCGCTCCCAAGGGGACTCGAACCCCTGTTTTCGCCGTGAGAGGGCGACGTCCTAGACCGCTAGACGATGGGAGCCGGCCGAGAAGGCGCTTCGTATATCCGCGAACGGGGGGCGCATCAAGCCCTCATTCGCGGCGGGGGCGTTTTCCCGCGGCGGGTGGTCGCCGGCTTGTGGATAAGCGGGGCCGGGGCGGCTTCGGCGGGGTCAGGCGGAGGCGGCGGGGCGCTCCTTCCAGCGGCGGGTCAAGGGCAGGCGGATGTCAAACAGATCGAGGGCGCGGGCCACCGTCTGGTTCACCACGTCGTCGAGGCTTTCCGGCCGGTGATAGAAGGCCGGGACCGGCGGCATGATGATGGCGCCATTCTGGGTCGCCTGGGCCATCAGCGCGATGTGGCCGGCATGGAGCGGCGTCTCCCGCAGGAGCAGAACCACCCGCCGGCGCTCCTTCAGGCACACGTCGGCGGCGCGCACCGTCAGTTCGTCATTGTAGCAATGGGCGATGCCGCTCAGCGTCTTGATGGAGCAGGGCGCCACCAGCATGCCGGCGGTGAGGAAGGAGCCCGACGAGAGGGCGGCGCCGATGTCCTTGGGGTTGTACACCTCGTCCGCCAAAGCGCGCACGTCGTCGGCCCGCAGGTCCGTCTCCTCGGCGATGGTGCGCAGGCCCGCCGGGGTGAGGATGAGGTGGGTCTCCACATCCGGCAGCGGGCGCAGCAATTCCAGCGCCCGGATGCCGTAGAGGGCGCCCGAGGCGCCGGTAATGGCGAGGATGAGGCGTTTCATGGGGTTTCCGTCCCTGCTGCGCGCGCGATCCATGCCGCGGCGTCCTTTTCCTGTGGGGTGAGCGGGCGCCCGGCGGCGGCCTCGGCCACGGCCAGGATGCCGGCGCGGGCCAAGGCCTCCGCCGGTCCTGGTTGCGCATCGCCGGGGCAAAGCAGGGCGCCCAGTTCCTCCAGCTCGATGATCTCGGCGGCGATTTCCAGCGCCTGGAGCTTCTCCCGCAGCTTGGCGGTGCGGTCGGAGGGGGCGGGGGCCGGGCCGGTCTTCAGGCGGCGGCGCACCGCCCGCAGCGGGCGCACCACTTCGCCGTGCCAGTCGGCGACACGGGCGTGCGCCACCGCGATATCGTCGCGGCCGATGGCCTGCCGCAGCACCGCGCCGCGCCAGGCGGCGAACAGCAGCAGGTTCACGTCGAGCCCGGTTGCGTCCTGGAGCAGCAGGCAGGCGGAGGAGACGCCCTCCCGGGCATAGAGCACCAAAGCGTACTCCTTGAGGCCCAGGGGCTCGTCCGCCATGTCCGCTCTCCCGTCACACCAGCGAGATGGCTTCCGCCCGCTCCAATATGGCGCGCAGTTCCAGGAGGGCGGCCTCAAGGTCCGCTTCGCTTGCCGCCGCGCCGAGGCACAGGCGCACGCCGAGGCTGGCCGGGTCCTGCGGGCGCAGGGCGCCGGGTGGGGCCAGCGTGATGCCCGCCTGGGCGGCCTGGGCGATGAAGGCCATGAGCGTGCGGCCCATGGGCAAGGGCAGCCAGATGTGGAAGCAGGGCGGCCCGTTGCGCACCGGCAGCCAGTCGCGCAGCACGCGGCGCAGCACCTCGTCGCGCTGGGCCGCCTTCTCGCGCTTCAGCATGGCCTGGCGGGCGAGGCCACCATTGCGGATGAGGCGGGCGACGGCCTCGGCCATCACCGGCACCGCCATCCAGCCGGTGGCGCGCAGGGCATTGATGCAGCGGTCGCGGAAGGCGTCGGGGGCGATCATGGCGCCGATCCTGAGGCCCGGCGCGAGGCACTTGGCCAGACTCA
This genomic interval from Aquabacter sp. L1I39 contains the following:
- a CDS encoding ArsJ-associated glyceraldehyde-3-phosphate dehydrogenase, with protein sequence MKVGINGLGRIGRLALRAAMGGAERPADDPRAGNRLDVVHLNEIKGGAAAIAHLLEFDSVQGRWRVPLSSEGEDRVHIGEKALSFSAHATPGDIPWGDLGVDVVLEATGKFLTPDVLEGHLKRGAKRVIVAAPVKHPSVLNVVVGVNAHLYDRARHPIVTAASCTTNCLAPVVKVVHEAIGIRHGQITTIHDPTNTNVVVDAPHKDLRRARSAMLSLQPTTTGSATAIGLIYPDLQGKLNGHAVRAPVLNASLTDCVFELNRETTAQEVNDLFRQAAAGPLAGILGFEPRPLVSADYARDTRSAIVDGLSTLVTDGTLLKVYAWYDNEMGYACRMVDLACHIAREGV
- a CDS encoding TIGR02444 family protein — its product is MADEPLGLKEYALVLYAREGVSSACLLLQDATGLDVNLLLFAAWRGAVLRQAIGRDDIAVAHARVADWHGEVVRPLRAVRRRLKTGPAPAPSDRTAKLREKLQALEIAAEIIELEELGALLCPGDAQPGPAEALARAGILAVAEAAAGRPLTPQEKDAAAWIARAAGTETP
- a CDS encoding DUF6538 domain-containing protein, which codes for MRCDPVIPGVIHIGGLAAALPHVQITKQGVFRYRRRVPSGLVAVAAKREVLISLKTKDRSVAELRLLEVHLQVERWLRSLNAGAPAAGFQSPMAIQPTGFDVASIRGTPTEGHIPPHIH
- the arsJ gene encoding organoarsenical effux MFS transporter ArsJ — translated: MTRAPAAAGLRNYAIVTAAYWGFTLTDGALRMIVLFTFFKLGYSPFTLAFLFVLYEAAGIGANLIGGWLAARFGITRMLMVGLVTQISGFLVLSAVSPLWAAGLLVPWVVMAQGICGVAKDLTKTASKSAIKITEADAKGGVEGRLFRWVAWFTGSKNAMKGLGFLLGGVLLEAIGFRPALWLMAAALGLVLVGVVAFLPPLLGKAKASRSVKELFAKNRGVNLLALARVALFGARDVWFVVGVPVYLYASGWTFVMVGGFLALWTIGYGLVQAMAPAVVTRSPDGLSREVPAARWWALALAVIPAALAGWLAMSPAYGDVVLVAGLCVFGFAFAVNSSLHSYLILAYAGSEKAAEDVGFYYAANAAGRFIGTLLSGLLYQVGGIYTCLGGSALMLALCLAATLLLPLNTRSRIGPAAA
- the arsB gene encoding ACR3 family arsenite efflux transporter, with the translated sequence MSFFERYLTVWVFLCILVGIGLGALAPGLFHAIGSLEVARVNLPVAVLIWLMIVPMLLKIDFGALAQVSRHWRGIGVTLLVNWAVKPFSMALLGSIFIGHLFRPYLPADQIDSYIAGLILLAAAPCTAMVFVWSNLTKGEPHFTLSQVALNDAIMIVAFAPVVGLLLGLSSITVPWATLLLSVALYIVLPVIAAQILRRQVLATGGTAGLEGILRVLQPASLVALLATLVLLFAFQGEQILAQPLVIALLAVPILIQVYFNSGLAYLLNRLSGEAHCVAGPSALIGASNFFELAVAAAISLFGFKSGAALATVVGVLIEVPVMLSVVWIVNRTKDWYEAGGVKVPGPSHDTSH
- a CDS encoding UbiX family flavin prenyltransferase, translating into MKRLILAITGASGALYGIRALELLRPLPDVETHLILTPAGLRTIAEETDLRADDVRALADEVYNPKDIGAALSSGSFLTAGMLVAPCSIKTLSGIAHCYNDELTVRAADVCLKERRRVVLLLRETPLHAGHIALMAQATQNGAIIMPPVPAFYHRPESLDDVVNQTVARALDLFDIRLPLTRRWKERPAASA